The Clupea harengus chromosome 6, Ch_v2.0.2, whole genome shotgun sequence genome contains a region encoding:
- the LOC105888614 gene encoding cytochrome c oxidase assembly protein COX18, mitochondrial: MIIVFFVSKFLGCIHTIVSRMLQLSAVARLCVRVSASGVSCAPLSLDKTWPLSQTRPHPAFLHLLSPVTTTGLVPCRSVTTQTGGWYESLADSTAVHLMEQLLISTQNATGLPWWASIITTTFALRTAVTLPLGVYQSIIIGKVEALQPEIAELAKRLHYEVSVKAKDRGWTEKTCRYQFKRNLKRIVSELYVRDNCHPFKASVLVWVQLPMWVCVSLALRNISLGATHSPSVIEDLAVGGALWFSDLTLPDSTWILPVSLGLTNLLITEIFALRRLDASKVQKYATNFIRGISVLMIPIAATVPSSMAMYWLSSSLVGLGHNLLLRSPRFRRLCCIPATRGDSDTPYRDLAAAAVSKYLK, encoded by the exons attgtCTCCAGGATGCTGCAGCTCAGTGCTGTggcgcgcctgtgtgtgcgggtgtcAGCATCAGGTGTCTCCTGTGCACCTCTCTCATTGGACAAAACATGGCCACTCTCCCAAACAAGACCACACCCTGCCTTTCTCCACCTCCTGTCTCCTGTGACAACCACTGGCCTGGTGCCCTGCCGAAGTGTAACCACACAAACAGGTGGCTGGTATGAGAGCCTTGCAGACTCAACAGCTGTGCACCTGATGGAACAACTCCTCATATCTACCCAGAATGCAACAGGCCTGCCCTGGTGGGCCAGCATCATCACCACAACGTTTGCATTGAGGACTGCTGTCACATTGCCTCTGGGGGTCTACCAGTCCATCATCATTGGCAAG gttgAAGCTTTGCAGCCTGAAATAGCTGAGCTCGCCAAGCGTCTCCATTATGAGGTGTCAGTCAAAGCCAAAGACAGAGGATGGACTGAGAAGACTTGCAG gtaccaGTTTAAGAGGAATCTAAAGCGTATCGTGTCAGAGCTGTATGTGAGGGATAACTGCCACCCGTTTAAGGCCAGTGTCCTGGTGTGGGTGCAGCTgcccatgtgggtgtgtgtgtccctcgcACTACGCAACATCAGCCTTGGAgctacacactcaccctcag tGATTGAGGACTTAGCTGTAGGGGGCGCTCTCTGGTTCTCTGACCTCACTCTGCCTGACTCTACCTGGATCTTACCAGTCAGCCTGGGCCTCACCAACCTCCTCATcacagag ATCTTTGCTCTCAGGAGGCTTGACGCCTCAAAGGTCCAAAAGTACGCCACCAATTTCATCAGAGGAATCTCCGTACTGATGATCCCCATAGCAGCTACTGTACCGTCA tccaTGGCGATGTACTGGTTGAGCTCTAGTCTGGTGGGTTTAGGCCATAACCTTCTGCTGCGTTCGCCCCGTTTCCGACGACTCTGTTGTATCCCGGCAACTCGTGGTGACTCGGATACGCCTTACAGGGACCTGGCTGCTGCCGCCGTTAGTAAATATCTGAAGTAG